Proteins found in one Sulfitobacter albidus genomic segment:
- a CDS encoding rhodanese-like domain-containing protein, with product MPQLTTTAAQMVAAARARIDEVETPDLIAMLDDPDVVIVDIRDIRERQRSGAIPGSIHAPRGMIEFWVDPDSPYFKDVFAQEDKRYVFHCASGWRSALTVATLADMGFKASHLREGFSSWADQGGPVETIAKK from the coding sequence ATGCCACAGCTCACGACAACCGCCGCGCAGATGGTCGCCGCCGCCCGCGCGCGGATCGATGAGGTTGAGACCCCAGATCTGATTGCCATGCTCGACGATCCCGATGTCGTCATCGTCGATATCCGCGACATCCGCGAGCGTCAGCGCAGCGGCGCGATTCCGGGATCGATACACGCGCCGCGCGGGATGATCGAATTCTGGGTCGATCCGGACAGCCCGTATTTCAAGGACGTTTTTGCACAGGAAGACAAGAGATACGTCTTTCACTGCGCCTCCGGCTGGCGCTCTGCGCTGACGGTGGCGACGCTTGCGGATATGGGGTTCAAGGCATCGCACCTGCGCGAGGGGTTCTCAAGCTGGGCAGACCAGGGCGGCCCTGTCGAGACGATCGCAAAGAAATAG
- a CDS encoding MBL fold metallo-hydrolase produces MMPQLHLDHHPAVTSFFDTQSNTISYVVKDPASSACAVIDAVMNFDYPAGRLSFSCADEIIAHITREKLTLEWIIETHVHADHLSGAPYIQERLGGKIGIGEHIQTVQETFGKVFNEGTAFQRDGSQFDALFSDGDTYTVGGMPCFALHTPGHTPACMVHVMGDAAFAGDTLFMPDGGSARADFPGGDAGQLYDSIQRVLSLPDDVRLFVCHDYGPNGRAIAWETTVGEQRAANIHVGQGASREAFVKMRTERDAQLSMPGLIIPALQVNMRAGEVPRDADGNMMIKVPVNKL; encoded by the coding sequence ATGATGCCCCAACTTCACCTCGACCACCATCCGGCAGTCACCTCGTTCTTTGACACGCAGTCAAATACGATCAGCTATGTGGTCAAGGATCCCGCGAGCAGCGCCTGTGCGGTCATCGATGCGGTGATGAATTTCGACTACCCCGCCGGGCGGCTCAGCTTTTCCTGCGCGGATGAGATAATCGCGCATATCACCCGCGAAAAGCTGACGCTTGAATGGATCATCGAGACCCACGTGCACGCCGATCACCTCTCGGGCGCGCCCTACATCCAGGAACGGCTGGGCGGCAAGATTGGCATCGGCGAGCATATCCAGACGGTGCAGGAAACCTTTGGAAAGGTATTCAACGAGGGGACAGCCTTCCAGCGCGATGGCTCGCAGTTCGACGCGCTGTTCAGCGACGGCGACACCTATACCGTGGGCGGGATGCCCTGTTTCGCGTTGCACACGCCGGGACACACACCCGCCTGCATGGTGCATGTAATGGGCGATGCGGCCTTTGCCGGTGATACGCTGTTTATGCCCGACGGCGGCTCGGCGCGCGCCGATTTTCCGGGCGGGGACGCGGGGCAGCTCTACGATTCCATTCAGCGGGTTTTGAGCCTGCCCGACGACGTCCGCCTGTTTGTGTGCCATGACTACGGCCCCAATGGCCGTGCCATCGCGTGGGAGACGACTGTGGGCGAACAACGCGCGGCCAATATTCACGTCGGTCAAGGCGCCAGCCGCGAAGCGTTTGTAAAGATGCGAACCGAGCGAGACGCGCAGCTGTCCATGCCGGGCCTCATCATTCCCGCATTGCAGGTCAACATGCGCGCGGGCGAAGTGCCGCGTGACGCCGATGGCAACATGATGATCAAGGTGCCCGTCAACAAACTGTAG
- the katG gene encoding catalase/peroxidase HPI: protein MDGNSIHGMGGCPVNHGGNTGMDKPVTKWWPNALNLDILHQHGARTNPMDADYNHREAVKGLDFEAVKADVKALLTESQDWWPADWGHYGGLMIRLAWHSAGSYRMQDGRGGAAGGNIRFAPLNSWPDNASLDKARRLLWPVKKKYGNALSWADLIILSGNMAYESMGLKPFGFGFGREDIWGPEKDVYWGSEDEWLAPSEGRYGDLEDASTLENPLSAVHMGLIYVNPEGVNGQPDPARTALHVRETFARMAMNDEETAALTCGGHTVGKAHGATAELSIGVEPEAAPYEQQGFGWHNPDHGGSAAKSFTSGIEGAWTKHPTQFDMGYFDYLFNYEWELTKSPAGAWQWAPVDMPDSEKPVDAGGSGAAQMPMMTDADMAMKVDPIYNEICQRFAKDEAYFRDTFARAWFKLTHRDMGPRVNYYGPDVPAEDLIWQDPIPAGATDYDVDAVKAKIADSGLSAVDLITTAWDSARTFRGSDKRGGANGARIRLAPQKDWAGNEPQRLAKVLGILEPIAAETGASIADVIVLGGNVGLEQALKAGGQSVDVPFAPGRGDADDAMTETESFDVLEPVADGFRNWKKDEYAVSAEEMLLDRAQLMGLTAAEVTVLLGGLRVIGANHGGAKHGVFTDREGALTTDFFVNLTDMSNSWHPLDDGTYEIRDRASGEIKWTATSADLVFGSNSILRSYAEVYAQDDNHEKFARDFVAAWTKVMNADRFDLVA, encoded by the coding sequence ATGGACGGAAACAGCATTCACGGAATGGGCGGCTGCCCGGTCAACCACGGTGGCAACACCGGTATGGACAAGCCTGTCACCAAATGGTGGCCCAATGCCCTGAACCTCGACATCCTGCACCAGCACGGTGCGCGCACCAACCCGATGGATGCGGATTACAACCATCGCGAAGCGGTGAAGGGTCTGGATTTTGAGGCCGTGAAGGCCGACGTCAAAGCCTTGCTGACCGAAAGCCAGGATTGGTGGCCCGCCGATTGGGGCCACTACGGGGGCCTGATGATCCGCCTTGCGTGGCACTCCGCCGGTTCCTACCGCATGCAGGACGGTCGCGGCGGTGCGGCGGGCGGCAACATCCGTTTTGCGCCGCTGAACTCCTGGCCCGATAACGCCAGCCTCGACAAGGCGCGCCGCCTGCTGTGGCCGGTGAAGAAGAAATACGGCAACGCCCTGTCCTGGGCGGATCTGATCATCCTGTCGGGCAACATGGCCTACGAATCCATGGGTCTGAAACCCTTTGGCTTTGGCTTCGGTCGTGAGGATATCTGGGGCCCCGAGAAGGACGTGTATTGGGGATCCGAAGACGAGTGGCTGGCACCATCTGAAGGCCGGTATGGCGATCTTGAAGACGCCTCCACGCTGGAAAACCCGCTGTCGGCGGTACACATGGGCCTGATCTATGTGAACCCCGAGGGCGTGAACGGCCAGCCCGACCCGGCGCGCACCGCATTGCACGTGCGCGAAACCTTCGCGCGCATGGCGATGAATGACGAAGAGACCGCAGCCCTGACCTGTGGCGGTCACACCGTCGGCAAGGCGCACGGTGCCACGGCAGAGCTGTCGATCGGCGTTGAGCCCGAAGCGGCCCCCTACGAGCAGCAGGGCTTTGGCTGGCACAACCCAGACCACGGCGGCAGCGCGGCCAAATCCTTTACCTCCGGGATCGAAGGCGCCTGGACCAAGCATCCGACGCAGTTCGACATGGGGTATTTCGACTACCTGTTCAACTACGAGTGGGAGCTTACGAAATCCCCCGCCGGTGCGTGGCAGTGGGCGCCTGTCGACATGCCAGACAGCGAAAAGCCCGTTGATGCCGGTGGCAGTGGTGCGGCCCAGATGCCGATGATGACCGACGCCGACATGGCGATGAAGGTTGACCCGATCTACAACGAGATCTGCCAGCGGTTTGCCAAAGACGAGGCCTATTTCCGCGACACCTTCGCGCGCGCCTGGTTCAAGCTGACGCACCGCGACATGGGTCCGCGCGTCAACTACTACGGCCCCGATGTCCCCGCCGAAGATCTGATTTGGCAGGATCCGATCCCCGCCGGTGCGACCGATTACGACGTCGATGCGGTCAAGGCAAAGATTGCCGACAGCGGGCTTTCCGCCGTCGATCTGATCACCACCGCCTGGGACAGCGCGCGGACCTTCCGTGGTTCTGACAAGCGCGGCGGGGCCAATGGTGCCCGCATCCGTCTGGCACCGCAAAAGGACTGGGCGGGCAACGAGCCGCAGCGTCTGGCAAAGGTGCTCGGCATTCTTGAGCCGATTGCGGCGGAAACCGGCGCCTCCATCGCGGATGTGATCGTGCTGGGTGGCAACGTCGGGCTTGAGCAGGCGCTCAAGGCCGGTGGCCAGTCGGTTGATGTGCCCTTTGCCCCCGGTCGCGGTGACGCTGACGACGCTATGACAGAGACCGAGAGCTTTGACGTGCTAGAGCCGGTCGCGGATGGGTTCCGAAACTGGAAGAAAGACGAATACGCCGTCTCTGCCGAGGAAATGCTGCTGGACCGTGCGCAGCTGATGGGTCTGACGGCAGCCGAGGTGACGGTGCTGCTGGGTGGTCTGCGCGTGATCGGCGCCAACCACGGCGGGGCCAAACACGGTGTGTTCACCGACCGGGAGGGCGCGCTGACCACGGATTTCTTCGTGAACCTCACGGATATGTCCAACAGCTGGCACCCGTTGGACGACGGCACCTACGAAATCCGCGACCGTGCCAGCGGTGAGATCAAGTGGACCGCTACAAGCGCCGATCTGGTGTTCGGGTCCAACTCGATCCTGCGCAGCTATGCCGAGGTCTACGCACAGGACGACAATCACGAAAAGTTCGCCCGTGATTTTGTTGCTGCCTGGACAAAGGTGATGAACGCGGATCGCTTCGATCTGGTTGCCTAA
- a CDS encoding hydrogen peroxide-inducible genes activator — protein sequence MMNVTLKQLRYFDALARLGHFGRAAEACSISQPALSVQIKELEAMLGAPLVERAARQIRLTTLGHDVLTRARRILTDVDEMAELARSAEGPLKGALRIGIIPTVAPYLLPAIIQELGRQLPDLDLMPRESITQSLIKDLLDSRLDFVVAALPISEPALREFALFDEEFVLVRSHADAHTPVPSPESLPQMKLLLLEEGHCFRDQALSFCDMRPSDPSLVMEGSSLSTLVQMVSAGLGLTLIPEMAVPLETRNADLSVARFTSSRPKRTIGMVWRRTSPLSAQLMEIGAIVRQVGQAQVAKLPR from the coding sequence ATGATGAACGTGACCCTGAAACAGCTGCGCTATTTCGATGCGCTCGCCCGGTTGGGCCATTTTGGCCGCGCGGCGGAGGCGTGTTCAATCTCGCAGCCCGCCCTGTCGGTGCAGATCAAGGAGCTTGAGGCGATGCTGGGCGCGCCGCTGGTGGAGCGCGCGGCACGCCAGATCCGGCTGACCACGCTGGGCCACGATGTGCTGACCCGCGCGCGCAGGATCCTCACCGATGTCGACGAGATGGCCGAGCTTGCCCGCTCTGCCGAGGGGCCGCTGAAAGGGGCGCTGCGCATCGGGATCATTCCCACCGTCGCGCCCTATCTGCTGCCCGCCATCATTCAGGAGCTTGGCCGCCAATTGCCTGACCTTGACCTGATGCCGCGCGAATCGATCACCCAGTCGCTGATCAAGGATCTGCTGGACTCCCGGCTGGATTTTGTCGTCGCCGCCCTGCCGATCTCGGAGCCTGCGCTGCGGGAATTCGCCTTGTTCGACGAGGAGTTCGTGCTGGTGCGCAGCCACGCCGACGCGCATACCCCCGTGCCCAGCCCCGAATCCCTGCCGCAGATGAAGCTGCTGCTGCTCGAAGAGGGGCACTGCTTTCGCGATCAGGCACTGTCGTTTTGCGACATGCGCCCCTCGGATCCCAGTCTGGTGATGGAAGGCTCGTCGCTGTCGACGCTGGTACAGATGGTCAGCGCGGGCCTGGGCCTGACGCTGATCCCGGAAATGGCCGTCCCGCTTGAGACACGCAACGCCGATCTGTCGGTCGCGCGCTTCACGTCCTCACGGCCCAAGCGCACCATCGGCATGGTCTGGCGCCGCACCAGTCCGCTCAGCGCGCAATTGATGGAGATCGGCGCCATCGTGCGCCAGGTCGGTCAGGCGCAGGTGGCAAAGCTTCCGCGCTAG
- a CDS encoding nitroreductase — MELTEAMQTRRSIRGFRDKPVDRALLEEIIALANRAPSSMNTQPWHFHVLTGAPLERVREGNSTRMLEGVPPVREIVDHGAYAGPHRDRQVEIAKQLFAAMGIAREDKEMRQDWVMRGFRQFDAPVSIVVTFDKSLEGGTIAHFDLGAVTYGLVLAAWERGLGAVINGQGIMQSPVVREHAKIPEDEVIMTCVALGWPDEEFSANAVVSRRREVDEVARFVGFD, encoded by the coding sequence ATGGAGCTGACGGAGGCGATGCAGACCCGCCGCAGCATCCGCGGGTTCCGGGACAAACCGGTCGACCGTGCGCTGCTCGAGGAGATCATCGCACTGGCCAATCGCGCGCCTTCGTCGATGAACACACAGCCGTGGCATTTCCACGTTCTGACCGGCGCCCCGCTTGAGCGGGTGCGGGAGGGGAACTCCACCCGCATGCTCGAAGGGGTGCCGCCGGTGCGCGAGATCGTTGATCACGGTGCCTATGCCGGGCCGCACCGTGATCGCCAAGTCGAGATCGCCAAACAGCTGTTTGCCGCGATGGGCATTGCGCGCGAGGACAAGGAGATGCGGCAGGATTGGGTCATGCGCGGCTTCCGGCAATTCGATGCGCCCGTCAGCATTGTCGTGACCTTCGACAAGAGCCTTGAGGGTGGCACCATCGCGCATTTCGATCTGGGTGCCGTGACCTACGGACTTGTGCTGGCGGCGTGGGAGCGGGGGCTGGGCGCCGTTATCAACGGGCAGGGCATCATGCAAAGCCCGGTCGTGCGCGAGCACGCAAAGATCCCCGAGGATGAAGTTATCATGACCTGTGTGGCGCTCGGCTGGCCGGATGAGGAATTTTCCGCCAACGCGGTCGTCTCGCGCCGCCGCGAGGTGGATGAGGTCGCGCGGTTTGTTGGCTTCGACTGA
- a CDS encoding MipA/OmpV family protein: MRFGLIGTTGLALVLALPVAAQERSFEFSLRGGVGAAPEYPGSDDYEAVPDLGFTFGALRWGNFSAGNGVRGVAANGFGVRGAFKVIGGRDIEALDEIDTAVELGLGLTYQQTNWRAFGEVRKGVTGHSGVTGTLGADVIFRDAERWVISAGPRVNFGDSDYANTYFGVSGVEAATSSLNAFDADGGALGAGIEVQGAYYLDDRWAIEGAVSYEKLIGDAGDSPVTQLGSDDQFRIRVGLSRVFNLNF; encoded by the coding sequence ATGCGGTTTGGTTTGATCGGGACGACGGGACTGGCGCTGGTGTTGGCGCTGCCTGTGGCGGCACAGGAGCGATCATTCGAATTCTCGCTGCGCGGCGGCGTGGGTGCGGCACCGGAGTATCCCGGCTCGGATGATTACGAGGCGGTTCCCGATCTTGGCTTTACCTTCGGTGCGCTGCGGTGGGGGAATTTCAGCGCGGGCAACGGCGTGCGGGGTGTTGCGGCAAACGGGTTTGGCGTGCGGGGCGCGTTCAAGGTCATCGGCGGTCGCGATATCGAAGCCCTCGATGAAATCGACACCGCGGTGGAGCTTGGCCTTGGTCTGACATACCAGCAAACGAACTGGCGTGCGTTTGGTGAGGTCCGCAAGGGTGTGACCGGCCATTCGGGCGTGACCGGGACGCTGGGCGCCGATGTGATTTTCCGCGACGCCGAGCGTTGGGTGATCAGCGCCGGACCGCGGGTGAATTTTGGCGACAGTGATTACGCCAATACCTATTTCGGTGTCAGCGGCGTGGAGGCGGCAACATCGTCGCTGAACGCGTTTGACGCGGACGGCGGTGCGCTGGGGGCCGGCATCGAGGTTCAGGGGGCGTACTATCTCGATGATCGCTGGGCGATCGAAGGCGCGGTTTCCTACGAAAAGCTGATCGGCGATGCCGGAGACAGCCCGGTGACGCAGCTTGGCTCGGACGATCAGTTCCGGATCCGCGTGGGGCTGAGCCGCGTGTTCAACCTCAACTTCTAG
- a CDS encoding TRAP transporter large permease — protein sequence MEWFEALGLLIGSILVLMAIGMPVALAFLAANIIGAWFFMGGARGVTLMLNNGFGGLTNFALVPIPLFLLMGEIFFHTGLGARMFTAIDKLLGRLPGRLSYVTVLGGTAFSTLSGSSMGSTALLGSLMVPEMTQRGYKKHMSIGPILGTGGLAIIIPPSALAVLLATLARIDVGALLIAGIIPGLILASFYIATIYIQTKIDPSAAPAYDVEPLSTGAKFGLLFKDILPMLSVMVLIVIGMVGGLITPSEAAAFGALGVLILAVVFRCLSWEAMKKSIVGALRVTLMAYLIVFGSATFSQLLAFSGASSGLIRWATSFELDPIAMLLVMFAVLLLLGMFMEQISMMLLTVPIFFPLALSLGFDPIWFALIILLALEISFTTPPFGLLLFVMKGVAPKDTTMREIYGAAIPYMACSMLLVALLIVFPQIALWLPGL from the coding sequence ATGGAATGGTTCGAAGCGCTTGGCCTGCTGATCGGCTCTATCCTTGTTTTGATGGCGATCGGGATGCCGGTGGCGCTGGCGTTCTTGGCGGCCAATATCATTGGCGCGTGGTTCTTCATGGGCGGCGCGCGGGGCGTGACCCTGATGCTGAACAACGGGTTCGGCGGTCTGACGAATTTCGCGCTGGTGCCGATCCCGCTGTTCCTGCTGATGGGAGAGATCTTTTTCCATACCGGGCTTGGTGCGCGGATGTTCACCGCGATCGACAAGCTGTTGGGCCGTCTGCCGGGGCGGCTGAGCTATGTGACCGTGTTGGGCGGCACCGCGTTTTCGACGCTGTCGGGATCGTCCATGGGATCAACCGCCCTGCTGGGCAGCCTGATGGTGCCCGAGATGACGCAGCGCGGGTACAAGAAACACATGAGCATCGGTCCGATCCTGGGCACCGGGGGGCTGGCGATCATCATCCCGCCCTCCGCGTTGGCCGTGTTGCTGGCAACATTGGCGCGCATCGACGTGGGCGCGTTGCTAATTGCGGGGATCATTCCGGGGTTGATCCTGGCGAGTTTCTACATCGCAACGATTTACATCCAGACCAAGATTGATCCCTCCGCCGCGCCCGCCTACGATGTGGAGCCCTTGAGCACGGGCGCGAAATTCGGGCTGCTGTTCAAGGATATCCTGCCGATGCTGTCGGTCATGGTTCTGATCGTCATCGGCATGGTGGGCGGTTTGATCACTCCTTCCGAGGCGGCGGCGTTTGGCGCGCTGGGGGTACTGATCCTTGCGGTGGTGTTCCGCTGCCTGAGCTGGGAGGCGATGAAGAAATCCATCGTCGGCGCCCTGCGTGTGACGCTGATGGCCTATCTGATCGTCTTCGGCTCGGCCACGTTCAGCCAGCTTTTGGCGTTCTCCGGTGCATCGTCGGGTCTGATCCGCTGGGCCACTTCGTTCGAGCTGGACCCGATTGCGATGCTGCTGGTGATGTTCGCGGTGCTGTTGCTGTTGGGCATGTTCATGGAGCAGATCTCGATGATGTTGCTCACAGTGCCGATTTTCTTCCCGCTGGCGCTGTCGCTGGGGTTCGATCCGATCTGGTTTGCGCTGATCATCCTGCTGGCGCTCGAGATCAGCTTTACCACGCCGCCGTTCGGACTGCTGCTCTTCGTGATGAAAGGGGTGGCCCCCAAGGATACCACCATGCGCGAGATCTACGGTGCGGCGATCCCCTATATGGCCTGTTCGATGCTGCTGGTGGCGCTCTTGATCGTCTTTCCGCAGATCGCGTTGTGGCTGCCCGGGCTATGA
- a CDS encoding TRAP transporter small permease, with amino-acid sequence MQAANRLYLGVLYAMAGIAGAMLVWLMISVVVSVTMRNLGMQPFAWLFTSSEYAILYMTMLGAPWLVRERGHVHIELVTAALPDGARRIVSRGVAITCVAVCAMLAWKGFELMLTNIERNDLDVRAYYFPKWILTAAFPISFGLMAIEFARFVFGAELMHSGEAGIHE; translated from the coding sequence ATGCAGGCGGCAAACAGGCTCTATCTCGGCGTTTTATACGCAATGGCGGGGATCGCGGGGGCGATGCTTGTCTGGCTGATGATCTCGGTCGTGGTATCGGTGACGATGCGCAACCTCGGGATGCAGCCGTTTGCGTGGCTGTTCACCTCAAGCGAATACGCGATCCTGTATATGACGATGCTGGGCGCGCCGTGGTTGGTGCGCGAACGCGGCCATGTGCATATCGAACTGGTAACCGCCGCGCTGCCCGATGGGGCGCGGCGCATCGTCAGCCGGGGCGTGGCGATCACCTGCGTGGCGGTCTGCGCGATGCTCGCCTGGAAGGGGTTTGAGCTGATGCTCACCAATATCGAGCGCAATGATCTGGACGTGCGCGCCTATTATTTCCCCAAGTGGATCCTGACCGCCGCCTTCCCGATCAGTTTCGGGCTGATGGCGATTGAGTTTGCGCGCTTTGTCTTTGGGGCAGAGCTGATGCATTCGGGCGAAGCGGGGATTCACGAGTAA
- the dctP gene encoding TRAP transporter substrate-binding protein DctP, with the protein MKHTIFGGILATTALAGTAYAQETITAVHAFPESLIYTKSFLEFVDKVNAAGEGVVQIEVRGGPEAIGMFQQPDAVRNGVVDMVYTPGSFYAGALPEKDALVTSNKTAGETRENGGIELIDQIHQEKMGVKYLGWFDSGVCYNLWTRDEPTLDDGGNLDVSGLKLRGNAVYNAFFTDYLGAQVIDLPTTEVYSALERGVVDATGWTQIGLIDLKWNEFLNYRIEPCFFSTDLGVIVNLEKWDSLSEEARKIVQDVAIAHEVESAENLGAKRDEDFAALEEAGMQVVTLEGEAADAYLGAAVEKTWDRMKGLMEEAPQGADNYDKLIELFYDK; encoded by the coding sequence ATGAAACACACGATTTTCGGCGGGATCCTCGCCACGACAGCACTTGCCGGTACGGCCTACGCGCAGGAAACGATCACGGCGGTGCACGCTTTTCCCGAAAGCCTGATCTACACTAAATCCTTCCTCGAATTCGTCGACAAGGTAAATGCGGCGGGCGAAGGCGTTGTGCAGATCGAAGTGCGCGGCGGGCCGGAGGCCATCGGCATGTTCCAGCAACCCGATGCGGTGCGCAACGGCGTGGTCGATATGGTCTATACGCCGGGTTCGTTCTACGCCGGTGCGCTGCCCGAAAAGGACGCGCTTGTGACGTCGAACAAGACCGCTGGCGAGACGCGCGAGAATGGCGGGATCGAGCTGATCGACCAGATCCATCAGGAAAAGATGGGCGTCAAATACCTCGGCTGGTTCGATAGCGGTGTCTGCTATAACCTGTGGACCCGCGACGAGCCGACGCTGGACGATGGTGGCAACCTCGACGTTTCCGGCCTGAAGCTGCGGGGCAACGCGGTCTACAACGCGTTCTTTACCGACTATCTGGGCGCGCAGGTGATCGACCTGCCCACCACCGAAGTCTACTCCGCGCTGGAGCGGGGCGTGGTGGACGCGACGGGCTGGACACAGATCGGCCTGATCGACCTCAAGTGGAACGAGTTTCTGAACTACCGGATCGAGCCGTGCTTTTTCTCGACCGATCTGGGTGTGATCGTGAACCTCGAAAAATGGGACAGCCTGTCGGAAGAGGCGCGCAAGATCGTGCAGGACGTGGCCATCGCCCATGAGGTTGAATCCGCTGAAAACCTTGGCGCCAAGCGCGACGAGGATTTTGCGGCACTCGAAGAGGCCGGGATGCAGGTCGTCACGCTTGAGGGAGAGGCCGCCGATGCCTACCTCGGCGCCGCTGTCGAAAAGACGTGGGACCGCATGAAAGGTCTGATGGAGGAAGCGCCGCAGGGGGCTGACAACTACGACAAGTTGATCGAGCTCTTCTACGACAAGTAA
- the leuD gene encoding 3-isopropylmalate dehydratase small subunit: MSGWHEITGQAVALAQDNIDTDQLIPARFMSQPRADGYGDFLLHDVRGQGHPLDAGTVEVIVAGRNFGSGSSREAAVYALVDFGVRAVFAPSFGDIFASNAVNNGLLPARIDAETIAQLQSVLAGGRAEARVDLAAGTAVIAGQEVAFDLDPVWREKLMNGWDDIDLTAQHDAEISEFAAARVAAYPWAVPAT; encoded by the coding sequence ATGAGCGGCTGGCATGAGATCACGGGGCAGGCGGTGGCACTTGCGCAGGACAACATCGACACCGATCAGCTGATCCCGGCGCGGTTCATGTCGCAGCCGCGCGCGGACGGCTACGGGGACTTCCTGCTGCATGATGTGCGCGGGCAGGGGCATCCGCTGGACGCCGGTACGGTCGAGGTGATCGTCGCGGGCCGCAACTTTGGCAGCGGGTCGAGCCGGGAGGCGGCGGTCTACGCGCTGGTTGATTTTGGCGTGCGCGCGGTGTTTGCGCCGAGCTTCGGCGACATCTTTGCCAGCAATGCCGTGAATAACGGCCTGCTGCCCGCGCGGATCGATGCGGAGACCATTGCGCAGCTACAAAGCGTGCTGGCGGGCGGGCGGGCCGAGGCCCGTGTTGACCTTGCTGCCGGAACGGCGGTGATCGCGGGGCAGGAGGTCGCCTTTGATCTTGATCCCGTCTGGCGCGAAAAACTGATGAACGGCTGGGACGATATTGACCTGACCGCGCAACACGACGCCGAGATATCCGAGTTTGCCGCCGCCCGTGTGGCGGCGTATCCGTGGGCAGTGCCCGCAACCTAA